From the genome of Setaria viridis chromosome 1, Setaria_viridis_v4.0, whole genome shotgun sequence:
AGTTATAGGTTCATAGCACAATTGTTTATATGCATCATATCCTTGGAATTTTGATATGCGATCTAGTAAAGTATAATAATTGTGATTTAATCATTATCAGGACCCACCAAAATGAAAGCTAGATGCTTTTATTTGTGAGAATTATATGCCCAATATATTCCTAGTCTGTAATAGTTAGTAGCCACATGTATCCTATGATCAGCACCTTGGCATCATTTCAAAGCTTCTTGCCCCAAATTTTCGCATGCAAAATTCTAAGTGACAACAAAATGGTGGGAAAGTTGTCTTACCATAAATACCCAACATTGCTAATGTCCGGCTGCTGCCGGTCCAGCCCAATTCGAGCCACTGGCACCATCTCTGAGCTCCTCCATCCACTCCGTGAAGAACTCTGGATCATAGCcgccctcctcatcctcctcacgATCACAATTGCCTTCTTCTAttcctccttcctccattgCATCAAGAACTGGCTCTGTAGGTCCTGCTGCAACATCCTTGTTTGGCTCGGTAACAGCTGGAGTGTGGCCTTCGAAGAGGGCGAGATGTCCGAACAGCTTGTCCTTGCGTGAGAAGGTGGTGCCGCAAGAGCAACGCCACTGTGCCTCCTCGCCGCAGTGGCGCAGGTGGCTGCGGAGGTCAGCGAGGACGGCGAAGCGCTTCTTCCCGTCGCAGCGCTCGCAGGCGTAGAGCTTGGGGCAGTGGCTGCGCCTGAAGTGGTTCCGCGCGCACACCGCCGACTTGAGCGGCCGGAAGCGGCGGTGCGCGCGGTTCCTGTTGCAGCCCGCGAAGGGGCAGGAGAAGCGCACCTCTCGGTCGCCGGCGGGAGGCTTCGGCTTGCCGTGGCCGGGGCGGGAGAGGGCGTCGAGGGTCTTGAAACGGTCGCCGTGCGCACGCATGTGCATCCGGAGGTTGGCGTCGCGGCGGAAGCCCTTGCCGCAGATCTCGCAGAAGTGGACGTGCTCCGCGAGCagctcggcggcgtcgagctCCACGACATCGTAGCCGCCGTCGCCCTTAGCAGCTTCTAGGGGCTGCTcttgggcggaggcggcggcagcagcagggaTCTCTCGGATGGGAGCG
Proteins encoded in this window:
- the LOC117835436 gene encoding uncharacterized protein; this encodes MDSTTSTQVAGAAGSRSRSIASRGSTTPPPLTMPGREPSDALVGGGAGGADGDPSLALLRLAALGDRMAAVRGRIAASISGEARPLSYADIQSVSSEISYTAQLVVLNAASLLASSVPFPAPTPPPTAAAPSPAPIREIPAAAAASAQEQPLEAAKGDGGYDVVELDAAELLAEHVHFCEICGKGFRRDANLRMHMRAHGDRFKTLDALSRPGHGKPKPPAGDREVRFSCPFAGCNRNRAHRRFRPLKSAVCARNHFRRSHCPKLYACERCDGKKRFAVLADLRSHLRHCGEEAQWRCSCGTTFSRKDKLFGHLALFEGHTPAVTEPNKDVAAGPTEPVLDAMEEGGIEEGNCDREEDEEGGYDPEFFTEWMEELRDGASGSNWAGPAAAGH